The proteins below come from a single Bacteroidota bacterium genomic window:
- the sppA gene encoding signal peptide peptidase SppA, producing MKILKLLFFFFLISVNVSNAQQPGFSNFHSQNDFLLTSPGAMKFGLYGYDNPALLTYIRQPDFMFTWSDATGKWSDFNRLGLFTAAPNIGFGLIHQKEAGKSVTDYRMSLGFGDKTTAFGLGVGWSAGDTKYFHRRKIITVGSLFRPIQYFSIGAMGTFTKVDRKEGVLELAARPLGNELVTFFADYAIANKQTIKQGAWSYGAAVEALPGVRLTGRYFNTQTFTVGVQLSLGRFGVSTQSHYDKDKKHNYNSYAIRMGAYDRTVIGTKVLPDKKYIELNLNGPVKYQRFKLFDKSNTLAGLLTTIKEAKSDPGIAGIAINTSGLMSNREMLWEIREQLKEFKATGKHVVMFIDRPNIDVYHFASVADKIVMDPTGTMTLEGYIMGRTFLKGTLEKLGIGFDEWRFFKYKSAVESYSRDKMSDADREQRQKILDDYYKLAKTEICESRKISHDRFDMLVDDVVFFLPDDAVKEGLVDTIGRWETVKEIVKKFDGEEKKMEGAGSLVKFQLPYDNYWGEPPQIAVIYALGACAMDEGITARKLVKDVEAVTNNTKVKAVVLRVDSPGGDAMASDYIAEALKKCKEKKPVIISQGYVAASGGYWLSMYADTIVAAPNTITGSIGVIGGWLYNKGLKDSLGMTTDFVKVGKHADLGFGFTLPFVGLGIPDRNMTEDERSKAEFLIKTRYKEFVDKVAFGRKKKFDDIEPIAQGRVWSGYDGKQNGLVDVLGGLETAIQIAKDRANICPDQDVNIVEYPEKGWIDMSFLQPKLFGVRVEDDPTLNYIKFRLQHNGQPMPMLPIDEMEFGQKE from the coding sequence ATGAAAATTTTAAAATTACTATTTTTCTTTTTTCTTATTTCTGTAAATGTCTCAAATGCTCAACAACCCGGTTTTTCGAATTTTCATTCTCAAAATGATTTTCTTTTAACATCTCCCGGAGCGATGAAGTTCGGATTATACGGCTATGATAATCCTGCGTTGCTAACATACATCCGTCAACCCGATTTTATGTTCACTTGGTCGGATGCGACAGGAAAGTGGAGCGACTTTAATCGATTGGGATTGTTTACAGCGGCACCGAATATTGGATTTGGTTTGATTCATCAGAAGGAAGCGGGAAAGTCAGTTACTGATTATCGCATGTCTCTCGGCTTCGGCGACAAAACAACTGCCTTTGGACTCGGTGTCGGATGGTCAGCGGGCGACACTAAGTATTTCCATCGAAGAAAAATAATTACTGTAGGATCGCTCTTCAGACCGATTCAATATTTTTCAATCGGTGCAATGGGGACATTCACAAAAGTAGATAGAAAAGAAGGAGTACTCGAATTAGCTGCTCGTCCCCTCGGTAATGAATTAGTAACTTTTTTTGCAGACTATGCCATAGCTAATAAGCAAACTATCAAACAAGGAGCCTGGAGTTACGGCGCTGCTGTTGAAGCATTACCCGGTGTCAGACTTACAGGTCGGTACTTTAATACACAAACATTTACGGTTGGCGTTCAACTTAGCCTGGGTAGATTTGGCGTTTCAACCCAATCGCATTACGATAAAGATAAAAAGCACAATTACAACAGTTATGCAATCAGGATGGGGGCTTATGACCGAACCGTAATTGGTACTAAAGTTTTGCCTGATAAGAAATATATCGAATTAAATTTAAACGGACCGGTAAAATATCAACGCTTCAAACTTTTCGATAAATCGAATACCTTGGCTGGATTACTTACAACTATAAAAGAGGCGAAGTCGGATCCCGGTATTGCCGGTATTGCCATCAACACTTCAGGTTTAATGTCGAACCGAGAAATGCTTTGGGAAATTCGTGAACAATTAAAAGAGTTTAAAGCAACGGGCAAGCATGTTGTTATGTTCATCGACCGTCCCAATATAGACGTTTATCATTTCGCATCTGTTGCCGATAAAATTGTAATGGACCCAACCGGAACGATGACTTTAGAAGGTTATATTATGGGAAGAACTTTCTTGAAAGGTACGTTAGAAAAGTTAGGTATCGGATTCGACGAGTGGCGTTTCTTTAAATATAAATCGGCTGTTGAAAGCTACTCGCGCGATAAAATGTCGGACGCCGACCGTGAACAACGTCAAAAGATATTAGACGATTACTACAAATTAGCAAAGACAGAAATTTGTGAAAGCCGGAAAATTTCACACGACCGTTTCGACATGCTCGTTGATGATGTAGTATTCTTCCTTCCCGATGATGCCGTTAAGGAGGGATTGGTCGATACAATTGGCAGGTGGGAAACTGTAAAAGAAATAGTGAAAAAGTTTGATGGTGAAGAAAAGAAAATGGAGGGTGCCGGTTCACTCGTAAAATTCCAACTTCCCTATGATAATTATTGGGGCGAGCCACCGCAGATTGCGGTGATATATGCGTTAGGCGCCTGCGCTATGGACGAAGGAATAACAGCCCGCAAGCTTGTAAAAGATGTTGAAGCAGTAACAAATAATACAAAAGTGAAAGCAGTTGTTCTTCGCGTTGATTCGCCCGGCGGCGATGCAATGGCTTCAGATTATATCGCAGAAGCTTTGAAAAAATGTAAGGAGAAAAAGCCGGTTATTATTTCGCAGGGATACGTTGCCGCTTCAGGAGGTTATTGGCTCTCAATGTACGCCGACACAATTGTAGCTGCACCGAATACGATTACAGGTTCAATCGGTGTTATAGGTGGATGGCTGTACAACAAAGGATTGAAGGACTCACTCGGTATGACAACTGATTTCGTAAAAGTAGGCAAGCATGCTGATTTGGGTTTTGGTTTTACACTGCCGTTCGTCGGACTTGGAATTCCCGACCGCAATATGACTGAAGATGAACGCTCGAAAGCAGAATTTTTGATAAAAACTAGGTATAAGGAGTTCGTGGATAAAGTTGCTTTTGGACGAAAGAAAAAATTCGATGACATAGAACCGATTGCTCAGGGGCGCGTGTGGTCGGGTTACGACGGCAAGCAGAATGGATTGGTGGATGTATTGGGGGGACTTGAAACAGCAATTCAAATTGCAAAAGACCGAGCAAACATTTGTCCGGATCAGGATGTAAATATAGTTGAGTATCCTGAAAAGGGATGGATTGATATGAGCTTCTTACAGCCCAAACTTTTCGGTGTTCGCGTTGAAGACGACCCAACATTAAACTACATAAAATTTCGTTTGCAGCATAACGGTCAACCGATGCCGATGCTGCCGATAGATGAAATGGAGTTTGGACAGAAGGAATAA
- a CDS encoding BamA/TamA family outer membrane protein — protein sequence MKKSCFIFLLLLLICNELLYSQFFYFGRNKVQYTQFDWHVLETEHFDIYYYNGMQELAEKGAYVAEQSYKNLEQKFNHNVLKRIPLIFYSTHLHFQQTNVTPGFIPEGVGGFFEFIKGRVVIPFNGSLEQFRHVIEHELVHVFMYSKINSVMRDHRVFTDRLPPLWFVEGIAEYWSTDWDNQAEMILRDAVLNNYIVPLDNIDRIYGTYLMYKEGQSIVEFIAEKFGEEKILLLMENFWKESTFEKVFKLTLGVDYEEFDKDWIYSLKKKYYPILSNQDQAGNVTEELVTKGFNSKPVFFKLQNADTSRKMYFVANHSGYSSIYELDLNTPEKKPKLLIEGERTDEFEAFHLFQNKLSISKDGVLIFVTKSGENDVLHLFDLAGKKIIETLRFSDLIALGSASWSPDGKQIVISATDISGSYDLYIWNVDEKALKKLTNDMYDDRDPSWSPDGKLIAFSSDRTPFGKHGVYNLFSYNLETSDIGYLTYGGNNYYSPDWSADGKWLMFASDIGGSRNIWMMQNDSKHPREMRKLTNFTTAAFDPTFADSSRILFAVFENYSFQIRTIENVNAIYDSSSTRRTVNILPFEEKWIPKSIIGVSETKSLKYIDEYSLDIAQSQISTDPVFGTSGGAFVALSDLLGNEQYYFLIYNTAQSQSELLNSFNFAISRISLTQRTNFGYGIFRFSGRRYDLTDPDYFYFERVFGGYFALSYPLSKFKRLESVTSISNSEKEIIETIRGRKALFLSNSITFVHDNSLWGPSGPLDGSRFKITFAYTTDIQYSNANYYSFIFDYRHYIRLTQRSAYAMRYWLFYNDGQEARRFFMGGNWDLRGYPRWSLRGQKLWLVSHELRFPFIDQITVKFPFFGLTFVGLRGAAFFDAGNAWDKIYIETLASYGAGLRLNLGGFLVLRYDFGKRIENKLTTVQKDYFHQFFFGWDF from the coding sequence ATGAAGAAATCTTGCTTCATTTTTTTATTACTGTTGTTGATTTGCAATGAATTACTTTATTCACAGTTTTTTTATTTTGGCAGGAATAAAGTTCAATACACGCAATTCGACTGGCATGTTCTTGAAACCGAGCATTTCGATATATATTATTACAACGGGATGCAGGAGTTGGCTGAGAAAGGGGCTTATGTTGCCGAACAATCTTACAAAAATCTCGAACAAAAATTTAATCATAACGTTCTTAAAAGAATTCCATTAATTTTTTATAGCACTCATTTACATTTTCAGCAAACTAATGTAACGCCGGGTTTTATTCCGGAAGGTGTGGGAGGGTTTTTCGAATTTATTAAAGGACGAGTCGTAATTCCTTTTAACGGTTCGCTGGAACAGTTCCGGCATGTAATCGAACACGAGCTTGTGCATGTTTTTATGTACAGTAAAATAAATAGTGTGATGCGGGATCATCGTGTATTTACCGACCGCCTGCCCCCCCTCTGGTTTGTGGAAGGAATAGCCGAATATTGGTCAACCGATTGGGATAACCAAGCCGAAATGATTCTTCGCGATGCCGTTCTGAATAACTACATTGTTCCGTTGGATAATATTGATAGGATTTACGGAACTTATTTGATGTACAAAGAAGGGCAGTCGATTGTTGAATTTATCGCTGAAAAATTCGGTGAAGAAAAAATTCTGCTGCTGATGGAAAACTTCTGGAAGGAATCTACTTTTGAAAAAGTTTTTAAACTTACCCTCGGTGTTGACTATGAAGAATTTGATAAAGATTGGATTTATTCCCTGAAAAAAAAGTATTATCCGATTCTATCAAACCAAGATCAGGCCGGAAATGTAACCGAAGAATTGGTAACTAAAGGATTCAACTCGAAACCGGTGTTTTTTAAACTACAGAATGCCGACACTTCACGTAAGATGTATTTCGTAGCCAACCATTCGGGATATTCGAGTATATATGAATTAGATTTGAACACTCCCGAGAAGAAACCGAAGTTATTGATAGAGGGAGAAAGAACAGATGAATTCGAGGCATTCCATTTATTTCAAAACAAGTTATCAATATCGAAGGATGGTGTATTAATTTTCGTAACAAAGAGTGGTGAGAACGATGTTCTGCATTTGTTCGATTTAGCGGGCAAAAAAATTATCGAAACACTCCGTTTTTCAGATTTAATTGCATTAGGATCGGCTTCGTGGTCGCCCGATGGTAAGCAGATAGTTATTTCCGCAACCGATATTTCAGGAAGTTACGACCTTTATATTTGGAATGTGGATGAAAAGGCTTTAAAAAAATTAACTAACGATATGTACGATGACCGAGACCCCTCGTGGTCTCCCGATGGTAAGCTGATAGCTTTTAGTTCCGATAGAACTCCTTTCGGAAAACACGGAGTTTATAATTTATTTAGCTACAACCTCGAAACATCAGATATCGGGTATCTGACTTACGGTGGAAATAATTATTATTCGCCCGACTGGAGTGCCGACGGCAAGTGGCTGATGTTCGCATCGGATATTGGCGGTTCGAGAAATATCTGGATGATGCAAAATGATAGTAAGCATCCACGGGAGATGAGAAAGCTAACAAATTTCACGACAGCCGCTTTTGACCCGACATTCGCTGATAGCAGCAGAATACTTTTTGCGGTTTTCGAAAATTATAGTTTTCAAATTCGTACGATCGAAAATGTAAATGCTATTTACGATTCCTCATCAACGAGGCGAACTGTAAACATCCTTCCGTTTGAAGAAAAGTGGATTCCTAAATCTATTATCGGTGTTTCAGAAACAAAGTCGCTTAAATATATCGATGAATACAGTCTCGATATTGCACAAAGTCAGATATCTACCGATCCGGTTTTCGGAACATCAGGCGGGGCATTCGTTGCCTTGAGCGATCTGTTAGGAAACGAGCAATACTATTTTCTAATTTACAATACTGCTCAAAGTCAATCGGAGCTTTTGAATAGTTTTAATTTCGCAATTAGCCGCATCTCTTTAACACAACGGACAAACTTTGGTTATGGGATATTCAGATTTTCGGGTAGGCGTTACGACCTCACCGATCCTGATTATTTTTACTTCGAAAGAGTATTCGGCGGATATTTTGCGTTGAGTTATCCGTTATCAAAATTCAAGCGCCTCGAATCGGTTACAAGCATCAGTAATTCTGAGAAAGAAATTATCGAGACTATTCGTGGTCGCAAAGCCCTCTTTTTGTCGAACTCCATTACGTTTGTTCACGATAATTCGCTCTGGGGTCCAAGCGGTCCACTCGATGGCAGCCGATTTAAAATTACTTTTGCTTACACAACCGACATCCAATATTCGAATGCGAATTATTACTCATTTATTTTTGATTATCGCCACTACATCAGGTTGACGCAGCGGAGCGCTTATGCTATGCGCTACTGGTTGTTTTACAACGACGGACAAGAGGCGAGACGATTTTTTATGGGTGGCAACTGGGATTTGCGAGGCTATCCACGCTGGTCGCTGCGAGGGCAAAAACTATGGCTTGTTTCGCACGAGTTACGATTTCCGTTTATCGACCAAATAACGGTTAAATTCCCCTTTTTCGGGCTTACTTTTGTAGGTCTTCGAGGTGCTGCCTTTTTTGATGCAGGAAATGCTTGGGATAAAATTTACATTGAAACTCTGGCAAGCTACGGCGCAGGGCTGCGTTTAAATTTAGGCGGCTTCCTTGTGCTGAGATATGATTTCGGAAAACGTATCGAAAATAAACTTACTACTGTTCAGAAAGATTACTTCCATCAATTTTTCTTCGGGTGGGATTTTTAA
- a CDS encoding PEGA domain-containing protein, with product MKSILKYITYFCFIILIFTHTHAQDNVVIPESRISIYCNVQNAKIFLDTTLVGYTPLENYTVKPGFYVLRVLSPDECSWFSKSYIDSIQIQLNENFVKKIELEYIWFISSSPSGAGVYYKDSLIGKTPTVFYSKSDINVITFNKAGYEKLTIPNDKNNSRIDVELQPKEQNILIHQNKYLSNDGNKLQGSVYVAAGGTVLFGATAIYTKIKADEYYKLYRKTGDASLLTKVRKLDTYSGISLVVAEISSLLLTYLLLSK from the coding sequence ATGAAATCAATTCTAAAATATATTACTTATTTTTGCTTCATAATTTTAATCTTTACTCATACTCACGCTCAAGATAATGTGGTAATCCCTGAATCGAGAATATCCATTTATTGTAATGTACAAAATGCGAAAATATTTTTAGATACAACATTAGTAGGCTATACACCATTGGAGAATTATACGGTTAAGCCGGGTTTTTATGTTCTGAGAGTTTTGAGTCCTGACGAATGCAGTTGGTTTTCGAAATCATATATCGATTCAATCCAAATTCAACTGAATGAAAATTTTGTAAAGAAAATTGAACTTGAATATATCTGGTTTATTTCTTCCTCTCCGTCGGGCGCGGGTGTTTATTACAAAGATTCGTTGATTGGAAAAACTCCGACAGTGTTTTATTCAAAATCGGATATCAACGTAATAACTTTTAATAAAGCCGGTTACGAAAAACTTACTATACCTAACGACAAAAACAATTCGAGAATCGACGTAGAGCTTCAACCGAAGGAACAAAATATTCTTATCCATCAAAATAAATATTTATCTAATGATGGTAATAAACTTCAAGGGTCGGTTTATGTAGCGGCTGGTGGTACTGTTCTGTTCGGAGCGACGGCAATTTATACAAAAATTAAAGCTGATGAGTATTATAAACTTTATCGAAAAACCGGAGATGCAAGTTTATTAACAAAAGTCCGCAAACTCGATACCTATTCAGGAATTTCATTGGTAGTTGCTGAAATTAGCAGTTTGTTGTTAACATATTTATTATTATCGAAATAA
- a CDS encoding PQQ-binding-like beta-propeller repeat protein — protein MQNFFRNIFVVYFMLAINIFSCSVIKLTKQIKPQATDWIQYGGNHLRTNYSKIELTPPLVPVWEYDAEAGFGPYSLTASDSILFVGNLRGDLHLVDIQSGNKIKKQKFGTAITGPVALTTGAAYIALLNNSKTLGKFDLLNGKYEWTINVGQIETPPLLYGNQVFVASLEGKLSAINVRTGILNWEFVSAKKNVKPMRSAPATNGNTVVVGSDDDNLYAVDIDNGKLKWKYTTDKSIFSSPSIVGNAVVFGSLDGYYYCVNITDGNLIWKKKFSAPIFSSQAVSDSFVYVGASDGMLRCLDITDGTEKWNFKAQSNFYAAPIISGNILYIGSLDKKLYALNIHTGNLIWSYLMKSRIKSSPVIWGGYLFVLTDNQIVTAFVESIKDFK, from the coding sequence ATGCAAAATTTCTTTCGTAATATTTTCGTCGTGTATTTTATGCTTGCAATAAATATTTTCAGTTGTAGCGTAATCAAATTAACGAAACAAATTAAACCGCAAGCGACCGATTGGATTCAATATGGCGGTAACCATCTACGGACGAACTACAGCAAAATAGAATTAACACCACCGCTCGTACCGGTTTGGGAGTATGACGCCGAGGCAGGGTTCGGACCATACTCGTTAACTGCATCCGATAGCATTCTCTTCGTTGGAAATTTACGCGGCGATTTACATTTAGTCGATATCCAATCCGGCAATAAAATTAAAAAGCAAAAATTTGGAACAGCGATTACCGGGCCAGTTGCTCTGACTACAGGCGCTGCATATATCGCACTGTTGAATAATAGTAAAACACTTGGGAAGTTTGATTTGCTCAACGGTAAGTATGAGTGGACGATAAATGTCGGTCAAATTGAAACACCGCCTTTGCTTTATGGTAACCAGGTTTTTGTTGCATCTCTTGAAGGTAAGTTATCAGCAATTAATGTACGCACAGGAATTCTTAATTGGGAGTTTGTCTCCGCGAAAAAAAATGTGAAACCAATGCGGTCGGCACCTGCTACCAATGGAAACACAGTTGTTGTAGGCAGCGACGATGATAATTTGTACGCTGTTGATATCGATAACGGAAAACTTAAATGGAAATATACAACCGATAAGAGTATTTTTTCATCACCATCTATCGTTGGAAATGCTGTTGTGTTTGGCTCGCTCGACGGATATTATTATTGTGTGAATATTACGGATGGTAATTTGATTTGGAAGAAAAAATTTTCAGCTCCCATTTTTTCATCCCAAGCTGTTTCGGATTCGTTTGTGTATGTTGGAGCTTCAGATGGAATGTTGAGATGTTTAGATATTACAGACGGTACGGAGAAATGGAATTTTAAAGCTCAAAGTAATTTTTATGCCGCACCGATAATATCCGGCAATATACTTTACATTGGCTCGCTCGATAAAAAATTGTATGCTCTTAATATCCATACGGGCAATCTTATTTGGTCGTATCTTATGAAAAGTAGAATTAAATCATCTCCCGTTATTTGGGGCGGATACCTCTTTGTTTTAACCGACAATCAAATTGTTACTGCTTTCGTTGAAAGTATAAAAGACTTCAAATGA
- a CDS encoding ABC transporter ATP-binding protein: MKIIEVNNLCKVYPKKVEALKNVSLEFHEGEIFCLIGLNGAGKSTFVKILLELVNPTSGTIHYEKKIFGKNNLRNSVGYLPEIFSAPKHMTAYQLLHYLGELSGIKGQMLKTRIENALNAVEMCANQHRKFSTFSKGMQLRAGIAQAIIKDVPLYIMDEPTEGLDPLMRIKVREILQSLRSNGATVIINSHMLSEVELMADRVAIINKGQIIKSGNIAEMLKIRTGYEVQVGFKPAMENLKLIEKDHTWFCIVDDSKSLQLLLEELNKQSINVLSIKSNIPTLEEYFITNLGNGYVSDN, translated from the coding sequence ATGAAAATAATTGAAGTTAACAATCTTTGTAAAGTATATCCAAAAAAAGTCGAAGCATTAAAGAATGTTTCTTTGGAATTTCATGAAGGAGAAATATTTTGTTTAATTGGGCTAAACGGTGCCGGAAAATCGACGTTCGTAAAAATACTTTTAGAACTTGTAAATCCGACGTCCGGTACTATCCATTATGAAAAGAAAATATTCGGTAAAAACAATCTCAGAAATTCGGTGGGTTATCTGCCGGAAATATTTTCAGCTCCTAAGCATATGACTGCTTACCAACTGCTGCATTACTTAGGCGAGTTAAGCGGAATTAAAGGGCAAATGTTAAAAACGCGGATCGAAAACGCTTTAAATGCTGTCGAGATGTGCGCAAATCAACATCGCAAATTCTCAACCTTTTCAAAAGGTATGCAATTGAGGGCTGGGATTGCACAAGCTATAATTAAAGACGTTCCTCTTTATATTATGGACGAGCCGACCGAAGGACTTGACCCGTTGATGAGAATCAAAGTAAGAGAAATACTACAATCGCTGAGGTCGAATGGTGCTACAGTCATCATCAATTCTCACATGCTGTCCGAAGTTGAACTGATGGCTGACCGGGTTGCCATCATCAATAAAGGTCAGATAATAAAGTCGGGGAATATCGCTGAGATGCTGAAGATAAGAACCGGTTATGAGGTTCAGGTAGGATTCAAACCTGCAATGGAAAATTTAAAGCTTATTGAAAAAGACCACACTTGGTTCTGCATTGTAGACGACAGTAAGAGTTTACAGCTTCTGCTTGAAGAATTGAATAAACAATCTATCAATGTTCTAAGTATTAAATCAAACATACCTACCTTAGAAGAGTATTTTATAACGAATTTGGGAAATGGATATGTATCCGATAATTAA
- a CDS encoding tetratricopeptide repeat protein, whose product MTNTMSFEISEDLKKRANEVRQKAEAEELLRIGELERNVAEFARIRYQDFFRQHEGKLNEAEKHRKNSENVLLEREVAIQRLLKIERARKIEIRKHNEEERQKQLEEDQRRREEEERLRIKQEKSKFEEERLRQIEEEKRRLEEERRLREELDRLSREEEKARREEEEARKKEEREIRIRMMLEEAKLHMDRGDYDRALIEIAKALVHDSHHAEALALRKKIRSTHQIFEPIAEEEIETTEVAEKKEIEKAAEIKLPSPQFKTPRRIPWLALIMVAVVVAGIIISQLIPIIFPPVPSIAVISFKSSTGILEDDILGKALSQEISNRLATIPGFQTMGIASIRTLENYSTNINNLIVAAGFNYQLEGVISRSDKQRIIDLSLKDSANNVIWKKQIQKDENLIIEFPAEICKKIADEFRVEDLENNQQAFRISSNNNTAFLMYLRGLELLHRNTYESCENAEQLFDYAASEDNSFTEAFAASGYASILKIENGWNKSKKVFAKAEDMLQRADISTYKSVQTKRYLGLLHIYNKRFNAANSELNEVIKLNPNISENYTAIGKLYIFTGKYSDAIDALTKAYNLDPFNPEIIKFITAAHQLKEEYNVALSIYNGYLPLTKDSSTYISNYVTNVIMSDPTLLIKYSYRLVRIFENLIIQNPKDYESRYKLARLYQGIGQSKDAMPLLNNALDLIELELTKKPNDANLEIYRALIYTRMGRFAEAEKLSQRAIALAPENYAINYKAARMYAIQGGRSDTLKVTTKNKRNPEQAFSKALDKLQKAVSLHYSTEEILDIDFYNLRRTPEFSGAIRLKEK is encoded by the coding sequence ATGACAAATACTATGAGTTTTGAAATTAGTGAAGACCTAAAAAAACGGGCTAACGAGGTAAGGCAAAAAGCTGAAGCCGAAGAATTGCTCCGAATTGGAGAATTAGAGAGGAATGTTGCAGAATTTGCACGAATAAGATATCAGGATTTTTTTAGGCAGCACGAAGGCAAATTGAACGAGGCTGAAAAACATAGAAAGAATTCGGAAAATGTTTTATTAGAGAGAGAAGTAGCGATACAGCGTCTTTTGAAAATTGAGCGGGCAAGAAAGATAGAAATTAGAAAACACAACGAGGAAGAACGACAGAAACAATTAGAGGAAGATCAACGCCGCCGAGAAGAAGAAGAACGGCTCAGAATTAAACAAGAGAAAAGCAAGTTTGAAGAAGAGCGACTTCGCCAGATTGAAGAAGAAAAAAGAAGGCTTGAAGAAGAACGCCGGCTTCGTGAGGAGTTAGACCGACTCAGTCGAGAAGAAGAAAAAGCTCGTAGAGAAGAAGAAGAAGCCCGTAAAAAGGAGGAACGAGAGATACGCATTCGAATGATGCTTGAGGAAGCAAAACTTCATATGGATAGGGGAGATTACGATCGTGCTTTAATTGAAATTGCTAAAGCTCTCGTGCACGATTCTCATCACGCTGAGGCATTAGCATTAAGGAAAAAAATACGATCTACTCATCAAATTTTTGAGCCTATAGCTGAAGAAGAAATTGAGACAACGGAAGTTGCCGAAAAAAAAGAAATCGAAAAAGCTGCTGAAATCAAACTTCCTTCTCCGCAGTTTAAAACTCCACGAAGAATTCCATGGCTTGCTCTTATTATGGTCGCAGTTGTTGTGGCGGGTATAATAATTTCACAACTCATCCCAATCATATTCCCTCCAGTTCCTTCTATTGCAGTCATATCATTTAAAAGCAGCACCGGAATATTAGAGGACGACATTCTCGGTAAGGCTTTATCTCAGGAAATTTCAAACCGCCTTGCTACAATACCCGGATTTCAAACGATGGGTATTGCATCAATCAGGACACTCGAAAATTATTCAACCAATATTAACAATCTGATTGTCGCCGCCGGATTTAATTATCAATTGGAAGGAGTAATATCGCGATCGGATAAACAACGGATTATAGATTTATCTTTAAAAGATTCCGCGAACAACGTTATATGGAAAAAACAGATACAAAAAGACGAAAACCTTATAATTGAATTTCCCGCTGAAATATGTAAAAAGATAGCGGATGAATTTCGTGTTGAAGATCTTGAAAATAATCAACAGGCATTCAGGATTTCCTCAAATAATAATACCGCCTTTTTGATGTATCTGCGAGGACTCGAATTACTGCATCGGAACACGTATGAAAGTTGTGAAAACGCTGAACAATTATTCGATTATGCCGCCTCGGAAGATAACAGCTTTACCGAAGCTTTTGCTGCAAGCGGTTACGCTTCGATTTTAAAAATTGAAAATGGGTGGAATAAATCGAAAAAAGTGTTTGCTAAAGCCGAAGATATGCTTCAGCGTGCGGATATTTCCACTTATAAATCGGTACAAACAAAACGTTATCTTGGTTTATTGCACATATATAATAAAAGGTTCAATGCAGCTAATTCAGAGTTGAACGAGGTAATAAAATTAAATCCGAATATTTCAGAAAATTATACAGCTATCGGTAAGCTTTATATTTTTACCGGCAAATATTCCGACGCCATTGATGCTTTAACTAAAGCTTATAATCTTGATCCATTCAATCCTGAAATAATTAAATTTATAACCGCCGCACATCAACTGAAAGAAGAATATAATGTTGCTTTATCTATTTATAATGGATACTTACCGCTAACAAAAGATAGTTCTACATATATTAGTAACTATGTTACAAATGTGATAATGTCCGATCCTACCTTGCTTATAAAATATTCATACCGACTTGTAAGAATCTTTGAAAATTTAATTATCCAAAATCCAAAAGATTATGAAAGCCGATATAAGTTAGCTCGTTTATATCAGGGGATAGGACAATCGAAGGATGCAATGCCCCTTTTAAATAATGCTCTTGATCTTATAGAATTAGAATTAACTAAGAAGCCAAACGATGCTAATCTGGAAATTTATCGTGCATTAATTTACACACGTATGGGGCGATTTGCTGAAGCTGAAAAATTATCACAAAGAGCTATAGCTTTGGCTCCGGAAAATTATGCAATTAATTATAAAGCCGCCCGGATGTATGCGATACAAGGCGGACGAAGCGATACACTAAAAGTTACAACCAAAAACAAACGCAATCCCGAACAGGCATTTAGCAAGGCGTTAGATAAATTACAAAAAGCTGTGTCGTTACATTATAGTACCGAAGAAATATTGGATATCGATTTCTATAATTTACGAAGGACACCTGAATTTTCCGGTGCAATTCGATTGAAAGAAAAATAA